The Halarchaeum grantii genome includes a window with the following:
- a CDS encoding molybdopterin biosynthesis protein, with amino-acid sequence MTDRKEFRDLASPEEAHEAVASLDIEPAPETVPLRESRGRVLAERVDAGIDVPGFDRASMDGYALRARDTFGADEADPVVLPQVGVVHAGEEPAVDVGAGECVEISTGAVMPPGADAVVPVERTHDVEDGVAFDTAVAPGDSVMAAGADVAAGERALGPGTELTPREIGLLSALGVDEVPVRGTPTVGVVSTGDELVRPGGELDHRAGQIHDVNSYTVAAAVEEAGGEAVLYPHAGDDYDEMERQLREAAAECDLVLTSGSTSASAVDVVYRVIEETGELLLHGVAIKPGKPMLVGRVGESAYVGLPGYPVSALTIFRTFVAPAIRDAAGKPEGERATVEGRMAVRERYAQGRTRLMPAGLLTDEAGETLVYPVDKGSGATTSLVEADGVVEVDADTDYLAAGESVTVELFSPDVRPPAVLAVGEDDPAFARALDGVRGPRYLAEGTRSGYRRLRDGLPDVVVASGPLEADEETDALASWTREWGLVVPRGNPAGIEGVADLAAADVSFVNRTTASGLRATFDAALADAGVDAERVHGYERTVRAHESPARKVQSGDVDAGLGLRASAAKLGLGFVPVGEEAVRVLANPERTEKDGVRELVRALDGIEAVIADLPGYGV; translated from the coding sequence GTGACGGACCGAAAGGAGTTCCGCGACCTCGCATCCCCCGAGGAGGCCCACGAGGCCGTCGCGAGCCTCGACATCGAACCCGCGCCCGAGACGGTGCCCCTGCGGGAGTCGCGCGGGCGCGTCCTCGCGGAGCGCGTCGACGCCGGCATCGACGTCCCGGGCTTCGATCGGGCGTCGATGGACGGCTACGCGCTCCGCGCGCGCGACACCTTCGGCGCCGACGAGGCCGACCCCGTCGTCCTCCCGCAGGTCGGCGTCGTCCACGCGGGCGAGGAACCCGCCGTCGACGTCGGAGCGGGCGAGTGCGTCGAGATCTCGACGGGCGCCGTGATGCCGCCGGGCGCAGACGCCGTCGTCCCCGTCGAGCGCACTCACGACGTCGAGGACGGGGTCGCGTTCGACACGGCGGTCGCGCCCGGCGACAGCGTGATGGCGGCGGGCGCGGACGTCGCCGCCGGCGAACGCGCGCTCGGCCCCGGCACCGAACTCACGCCGCGCGAGATCGGCCTCCTGTCGGCGCTCGGCGTCGACGAGGTGCCGGTGAGGGGGACGCCGACGGTGGGCGTCGTCTCGACGGGCGACGAGCTCGTCCGCCCGGGCGGCGAACTCGACCATCGCGCCGGCCAGATCCACGACGTGAACTCCTACACGGTCGCCGCCGCGGTCGAGGAGGCCGGCGGCGAGGCCGTCCTCTACCCGCACGCCGGCGACGACTACGACGAGATGGAGCGCCAGCTCCGCGAAGCCGCCGCCGAGTGCGACCTCGTCCTCACCTCCGGGTCGACGTCCGCGTCCGCCGTCGACGTCGTCTATCGCGTTATCGAGGAGACCGGCGAGTTGCTCCTGCACGGCGTCGCCATCAAGCCCGGGAAGCCGATGCTCGTCGGGCGCGTCGGCGAGAGCGCGTACGTCGGTCTCCCGGGCTATCCCGTGTCGGCGCTCACCATCTTCCGGACGTTCGTCGCGCCCGCGATCCGCGACGCCGCCGGAAAACCAGAGGGCGAGCGCGCCACCGTCGAGGGGCGGATGGCCGTCCGCGAACGCTACGCGCAGGGCCGCACGCGCCTCATGCCCGCCGGCCTCCTCACGGACGAAGCCGGCGAGACGCTCGTCTACCCCGTCGACAAGGGCAGCGGCGCCACCACGTCGCTCGTCGAGGCCGACGGCGTCGTCGAGGTCGACGCCGACACGGACTACCTCGCTGCGGGCGAGTCGGTGACCGTCGAGCTCTTCTCCCCGGACGTCCGCCCGCCGGCGGTGCTCGCCGTCGGCGAGGACGACCCCGCGTTCGCGCGCGCCCTCGACGGCGTCCGCGGGCCACGGTATCTCGCCGAGGGCACCCGCTCGGGCTATCGCCGCCTCCGCGACGGCCTCCCGGACGTCGTCGTCGCGAGCGGCCCGCTCGAGGCCGACGAGGAGACGGACGCGCTCGCGTCGTGGACGCGCGAGTGGGGCCTCGTCGTTCCTCGGGGGAATCCCGCCGGCATCGAGGGCGTCGCGGACCTCGCCGCGGCGGACGTCTCGTTCGTGAACCGGACGACCGCGAGCGGCCTCCGCGCCACGTTCGACGCCGCCCTCGCCGACGCCGGCGTGGACGCCGAGCGCGTCCACGGCTACGAGCGCACCGTCCGCGCTCACGAGTCGCCCGCGCGGAAGGTGCAGTCGGGCGACGTCGACGCCGGACTCGGCCTCCGCGCGAGCGCCGCCAAGCTCGGCCTCGGCTTCGTCCCCGTCGGCGAGGAGGCTGTGCGCGTCCTCGCGAACCCGGAGCGCACCGAAAAAGACGGCGTGAGAGAACTCGTTCGCGCGCTCGACGGGATCGAAGCCGTGATAGCTGACCTCCCCGGCTACGGCGTCTAG
- the glp gene encoding gephyrin-like molybdotransferase Glp, producing MTGTHDRRRAGFKERTRVAEARARLLDAVAPHDRSESVAVADAAGRTLAAPVAAARDVPGYERAAMDGYAVRAADTFGASERDPAVLRADESMAPETAVRVHTGSELPEGADAVVMVERVEAVGPDVEVLDSVAVGENVGAKDEDVAAGQHLHDAGHRLRPSDLGLLKASGVRDVTVADHPEVAVIPTGEELVQADPGPGEMVETNGLTVSRLVEGWGGRARYRDVVTDDADALRAAIERDLDADVVVTTGGSSVGERDLTPDVVAELGRLCFHGVALKPGHPVAAGVVDDTPVVCLPGYPVACIVNAVQFVRPALKAAGGMPVPAFPAVDAELSGKLRSEPGVRTYARVSLDERDGGYTAEPVHTSGSGVLSSVALADGWVVVPESAEGIAAGETVRVEQWEVRP from the coding sequence ATGACCGGAACCCACGACCGCCGGCGCGCGGGGTTCAAGGAGCGCACCCGGGTCGCCGAGGCGCGGGCGCGACTCCTCGACGCCGTCGCGCCACACGACCGCAGCGAGTCGGTCGCGGTGGCGGACGCGGCCGGCCGGACGCTCGCCGCACCCGTCGCGGCCGCGCGAGACGTCCCCGGCTACGAGCGCGCGGCGATGGACGGCTACGCGGTGCGTGCCGCCGACACCTTCGGCGCGAGCGAACGCGACCCCGCCGTGCTCCGCGCGGACGAGTCGATGGCGCCCGAGACGGCGGTCCGCGTCCACACGGGGAGCGAACTCCCGGAGGGCGCGGACGCCGTCGTGATGGTTGAGCGAGTCGAAGCGGTCGGCCCCGACGTCGAAGTGCTCGATTCCGTCGCGGTCGGCGAGAACGTCGGCGCGAAAGATGAGGACGTCGCCGCCGGCCAGCACCTCCACGACGCCGGCCACCGCCTGCGGCCCTCCGACCTCGGCCTCCTGAAGGCGAGCGGCGTCCGCGACGTCACGGTGGCCGACCACCCCGAGGTCGCCGTGATACCCACGGGCGAGGAGCTCGTCCAAGCGGACCCCGGACCCGGCGAGATGGTGGAGACGAACGGCCTCACCGTCTCGCGCCTCGTCGAGGGATGGGGCGGGCGGGCGCGCTATCGGGACGTCGTGACCGACGACGCCGACGCGCTCCGCGCGGCCATCGAGCGCGACCTCGACGCGGACGTCGTCGTCACCACGGGCGGGTCGAGCGTCGGCGAACGCGACCTGACGCCGGACGTCGTCGCGGAGCTCGGCCGCCTCTGCTTCCACGGCGTCGCGCTCAAGCCCGGCCACCCGGTCGCCGCCGGCGTCGTCGATGACACGCCCGTCGTCTGTCTCCCGGGCTACCCCGTGGCGTGCATCGTCAACGCCGTCCAGTTCGTCCGACCCGCCCTCAAAGCGGCGGGCGGGATGCCCGTCCCCGCGTTCCCCGCCGTCGACGCCGAGCTCTCGGGGAAGCTCCGGAGCGAACCCGGCGTCCGGACGTACGCGCGCGTCTCGCTCGACGAACGTGACGGGGGGTACACCGCAGAGCCGGTCCACACGAGCGGGTCGGGCGTGCTGTCGAGCGTCGCGCTCGCGGACGGCTGGGTGGTGGTCCCGGAGTCGGCGGAGGGCATCGCCGCCGGCGAGACGGTCCGCGTCGAGCAGTGGGAGGTCCGGCCATGA